In Legionella spiritensis, the following proteins share a genomic window:
- the rpmG gene encoding 50S ribosomal protein L33: protein MAAVTIKIKLESTAGTGYFYTTTKNPRNHPDKKELKKYDPVARKHVIFKEKKIK from the coding sequence ATGGCAGCCGTCACAATCAAAATTAAACTGGAATCCACCGCGGGTACCGGCTATTTTTACACAACGACTAAAAATCCACGGAATCATCCCGATAAAAAAGAATTGAAAAAATATGATCCTGTGGCACGTAAGCACGTCATTTTTAAAGAGAAAAAAATCAAGTAA
- a CDS encoding M42 family metallopeptidase, producing the protein MSKGLLYRSAVVCLGVLVSVTAQAAAQLPLLAKLTDTPAASGYEKPVRTLLETLWTSETSVNHVDGMGNLISHYKGKGGGPKLLLMAHMDETGFMVESVTPDGFIKVVPLGGIANAVIYAQRWQIAAEKSMVIGYSGMDTPHLLGEKKTQGSPDIKALFLDIGAEDQDDAIKRFGMRPGLAVTPVSKFTQLSDTRFLAKALDDRIGLAIISEVLETVKRNQPAYQLFAAATVQEELGMRGASTVYHSTHPDVVINVEIGIADDYPSLAAERKNTIFLGKGPTVFVYDRSMIPNQALVAWVRALAEKHHIPIQLEAEPGYGEDGSKVQTSGPGVPAINIGVPVRYAHQHAGIFDKRDYNHAVRLLTLIASHFNQDVANQIRQG; encoded by the coding sequence ATGAGCAAGGGATTGTTATATCGTAGTGCTGTGGTATGTCTGGGCGTTCTGGTTTCTGTCACGGCACAAGCCGCGGCCCAGTTGCCTTTATTAGCCAAACTAACCGATACACCGGCGGCTTCCGGTTATGAAAAACCGGTCAGAACATTGCTGGAGACGTTATGGACATCGGAGACGAGCGTCAATCACGTCGACGGGATGGGTAATTTAATCAGCCATTATAAAGGCAAGGGCGGCGGTCCGAAATTGTTATTGATGGCACATATGGATGAAACCGGTTTTATGGTGGAGTCCGTGACCCCGGACGGTTTTATCAAGGTAGTGCCTCTGGGAGGCATCGCCAATGCGGTCATCTACGCGCAACGCTGGCAAATAGCCGCGGAGAAGAGCATGGTCATCGGATATTCCGGCATGGATACTCCCCATCTTCTGGGTGAGAAAAAAACGCAGGGATCACCGGATATCAAGGCGTTGTTTCTGGATATCGGTGCCGAAGATCAGGACGACGCGATAAAACGTTTTGGCATGCGTCCCGGTCTTGCGGTGACGCCCGTCAGCAAATTCACGCAATTGAGTGACACCCGTTTTCTGGCCAAGGCTCTGGATGATCGCATCGGCCTTGCGATCATCAGTGAGGTGCTGGAAACCGTCAAGCGGAATCAGCCGGCTTACCAGCTGTTTGCCGCGGCCACGGTGCAGGAAGAACTCGGAATGCGCGGAGCCTCTACGGTTTATCATTCCACGCACCCTGATGTGGTGATCAATGTGGAGATAGGCATAGCTGATGACTACCCCTCCCTGGCGGCGGAGCGAAAAAATACCATTTTTCTCGGCAAGGGACCGACCGTGTTTGTCTACGACAGGAGCATGATCCCGAATCAGGCTTTGGTGGCCTGGGTTCGCGCCCTGGCTGAGAAACATCATATTCCCATTCAGCTGGAAGCGGAGCCTGGCTATGGCGAGGACGGCTCTAAAGTACAGACGTCGGGTCCAGGGGTGCCTGCCATCAATATCGGTGTTCCGGTTCGTTACGCTCATCAGCATGCCGGTATTTTTGACAAGCGTGATTACAATCATGCCGTACGGCTGCTGACCTTGATCGCGAGTCATTTTAACCAGGACGTTGCCAATCAAATCCGGCAGGGATGA
- the ankC gene encoding Dot/Icm T4SS effector AnkC/LegA12 has protein sequence MEYYKKVEQAVAGGNAAFIRFIEQQMDQDEDVLHKSFRLKNGSYSTLLNFLILKHDPVQDMDLTTHISYLITKGANVGLDEPLHLALKENKLVLVHAILDAWLLRVQPRRDESSVHYHPSANVLFPSVNGRRENQTLLAGAIMAGDIDCLNRFIEIGANIHLASPVSLGDTKRDAQPLHLAVLENFGPGVRVLVENGAQVDNLFGTSRKSVLHIAAAMGCVDALDTLLEVGGEELFALLDKEDRKGHRPIDNFCQRLQENKDTREMIRGIAMLLCHGAMPPRDEKWCHLLRDHRRELVSQVSAYVEKFPQLTPNFIRAAHDKNNPLHNIVYNAHTVSQSARHFVGKPDGIAFELEKLVIHAHENGAEFTEEELRFADFASRYDTAYKSAFFANRWSAMRWKISAGEYTNWGDVENYQHEHRRENTRTGRIVGEMFRPVEPVHTDLEFHEDESPSMIPQ, from the coding sequence ATGGAATATTATAAGAAAGTAGAACAAGCCGTTGCCGGAGGTAATGCCGCATTTATCCGGTTTATAGAGCAACAGATGGATCAAGATGAGGATGTGCTTCATAAGTCATTCCGCCTGAAAAACGGCAGCTATAGCACTTTACTGAATTTTCTTATTTTAAAACATGATCCTGTGCAGGATATGGATTTAACTACCCACATTTCCTATCTCATTACAAAAGGGGCAAATGTGGGTTTGGACGAACCGCTGCATCTGGCTTTAAAAGAGAACAAGCTGGTCCTGGTGCACGCAATCCTGGATGCGTGGCTGCTGCGAGTACAGCCCCGCAGGGACGAAAGCTCCGTTCATTATCATCCTTCCGCCAACGTGCTTTTTCCCAGTGTGAATGGTCGAAGGGAAAATCAGACGCTTCTCGCCGGAGCCATTATGGCCGGTGATATCGATTGTTTGAACAGGTTTATAGAGATCGGTGCGAATATTCATCTGGCAAGTCCGGTCAGTCTGGGTGATACAAAAAGAGACGCACAACCCTTGCATCTGGCGGTTTTGGAGAACTTTGGCCCGGGTGTTCGAGTTTTGGTTGAAAACGGGGCGCAGGTTGATAATCTGTTTGGAACAAGCAGAAAATCCGTTTTACACATTGCCGCGGCAATGGGGTGTGTGGATGCTTTGGACACGTTACTGGAGGTTGGAGGGGAGGAGTTGTTTGCTCTCCTTGACAAGGAAGACAGGAAGGGACATCGCCCGATTGATAATTTTTGCCAGCGCTTGCAGGAAAATAAAGATACCAGGGAGATGATACGCGGCATTGCCATGTTATTGTGTCATGGCGCAATGCCTCCCCGTGATGAAAAATGGTGTCATTTACTACGGGATCATCGACGCGAGCTTGTTTCGCAAGTATCGGCTTATGTTGAAAAATTTCCTCAGTTAACGCCGAATTTTATTCGCGCCGCCCACGATAAAAATAATCCATTGCATAACATTGTTTATAACGCCCATACCGTTTCCCAATCCGCACGCCATTTTGTTGGCAAACCGGATGGTATCGCCTTTGAACTGGAAAAACTGGTTATTCACGCACATGAAAACGGTGCTGAATTTACAGAAGAAGAACTGCGGTTTGCTGATTTTGCCAGCAGATACGATACTGCTTATAAAAGCGCGTTTTTTGCCAACCGCTGGAGTGCTATGCGTTGGAAAATCAGCGCGGGCGAATATACAAACTGGGGAGATGTTGAAAACTATCAGCATGAACATCGACGTGAAAACACACGCACCGGCCGGATTGTCGGGGAAATGTTTCGTCCTGTTGAACCTGTCCATACGGATCTGGAGTTCCATGAAGATGAAAGCCCATCCATGATACCACAATGA
- the pssA gene encoding CDP-diacylglycerol--serine O-phosphatidyltransferase → MNQKESHSGIYLLPNLFTTASLFAAFYAIVASLKGQHETAIIAIFIGMLADGLDGRIARLTNTQTAFGAEYDSLSDMVTFGVAPSLLLYSWNLQHLGKIGWLVAFVYTAAVALRLARFNTQIGIADKRYFQGLACPPAAAIVTSFTWLCHQNHLNNLFISIITAVIAVVAAVLMVSNIRYYSFKEIDFKGKVPFLYLLLMIVLFVAIAANPSVVLFIGFVVYALSGPLQTAFALYRMRKLRKR, encoded by the coding sequence GTGAACCAGAAAGAAAGTCATTCCGGAATTTATTTATTACCTAACCTGTTTACAACAGCCAGTCTGTTTGCAGCGTTTTATGCTATTGTCGCCTCCCTGAAAGGTCAGCATGAAACTGCGATTATTGCGATATTCATCGGGATGCTGGCGGATGGTCTGGACGGACGCATTGCACGCTTGACCAATACCCAAACGGCTTTTGGCGCGGAATATGACAGTTTATCGGATATGGTCACTTTCGGGGTAGCTCCCTCGCTTCTGCTCTATAGCTGGAATTTGCAGCATCTGGGGAAAATAGGATGGTTGGTTGCGTTTGTCTACACGGCGGCCGTCGCCTTGCGCCTGGCTCGCTTTAATACCCAGATAGGCATTGCCGATAAACGGTATTTCCAGGGGCTGGCCTGTCCTCCGGCCGCGGCAATAGTCACTTCCTTTACCTGGTTGTGTCATCAAAACCACCTGAATAATCTTTTTATTTCCATTATTACCGCGGTTATTGCAGTTGTGGCTGCCGTTCTTATGGTCAGTAATATTCGTTATTACAGCTTTAAAGAGATTGATTTTAAAGGCAAGGTACCTTTTTTATATTTGTTATTGATGATTGTCTTGTTTGTCGCCATCGCGGCCAATCCGTCGGTGGTATTATTTATCGGGTTTGTCGTTTATGCTTTGTCCGGACCACTGCAAACGGCGTTTGCGCTATATCGTATGCGTAAATTGCGTAAACGCTGA
- a CDS encoding RNA polymerase factor sigma-54 produces the protein MKPTLQLSISQQLTLTPQLQQAIRLLQLSTLDLQQEIQQAVESNPMLEATPQEPKEETLENTRPSDEPADFQWSELYSGSGKRSNFEEPDFNYDNLYCTTTNLQDHLHWQLGLTPMSDVDRAIATAIIDATNDDGFLTVPLDELHSSLDSETHPIDLDEIEAVRHRLQQFDPVGCACASLAETLLVQLRQLTTGEEQSIELARQILDSDIELLAQHNYRQLMKNYQVNETRLDKALQIIQGLNPKPGSLIHQTVTEYIIPDIIVKKINGIWQANLNNNVLPKLSINHHYASLVQRADNSADNQFLKNNLQEARWFLKSIQSRQETLLKVARCIVDYQQDFLEYGEEAMKPLILNNIALALDLHESTISRVTTQKFMHTPRGVFELKYFFSSHVATASGGECSSTAIRAVIKKLIAAENRKKPLSDSKIALLIGEQGIRVARRTVAKYREAMGIAPSNERKTIGS, from the coding sequence ATGAAACCAACGTTGCAACTCAGTATATCGCAACAGCTAACCCTTACACCGCAGCTTCAGCAAGCAATACGATTGTTACAACTTTCGACTCTTGACTTACAACAGGAAATTCAGCAGGCTGTCGAATCCAATCCCATGCTGGAGGCAACTCCCCAGGAACCCAAAGAGGAGACTTTGGAAAATACCCGGCCATCGGATGAGCCGGCTGATTTTCAATGGTCTGAACTGTATTCCGGATCAGGCAAACGAAGCAATTTTGAAGAACCGGATTTCAATTACGACAATCTTTATTGTACAACGACAAACCTGCAGGATCATTTGCATTGGCAACTGGGCCTGACGCCCATGAGCGATGTGGATAGAGCCATTGCCACTGCTATCATTGACGCGACTAACGACGATGGATTTCTCACGGTTCCACTAGACGAGCTGCACAGCAGCCTTGACAGCGAGACACACCCGATTGATCTGGATGAAATAGAGGCCGTGCGTCACCGCCTGCAGCAATTTGATCCGGTAGGATGCGCCTGTGCGTCCCTGGCTGAAACCTTGCTGGTGCAATTGCGTCAATTAACAACAGGTGAGGAACAATCCATAGAGCTCGCCAGACAAATCCTCGATTCGGATATTGAATTGCTGGCGCAACATAACTACAGACAATTGATGAAAAACTATCAGGTTAACGAAACCCGGCTGGATAAAGCGCTGCAGATTATTCAAGGACTGAATCCCAAACCCGGCAGCCTGATTCACCAGACGGTCACGGAATACATTATTCCGGATATCATCGTTAAAAAAATAAATGGTATCTGGCAAGCGAATCTGAATAATAATGTGCTACCTAAGCTAAGTATTAATCATCATTATGCGTCACTTGTCCAGCGAGCCGACAACAGCGCCGACAATCAATTCCTGAAAAACAACCTGCAGGAAGCCCGCTGGTTTTTAAAAAGCATACAAAGCCGCCAGGAAACACTGTTGAAAGTCGCGCGTTGCATCGTTGATTATCAACAGGATTTTCTTGAGTACGGTGAAGAAGCCATGAAGCCTTTGATACTTAACAACATCGCTCTCGCTCTGGATTTGCATGAATCAACCATTTCACGGGTCACGACACAGAAATTCATGCACACGCCAAGAGGTGTGTTTGAATTAAAATATTTCTTTTCCAGCCATGTTGCAACAGCCAGCGGAGGTGAATGTTCTTCAACCGCAATACGGGCTGTCATAAAAAAATTAATTGCTGCTGAAAACCGGAAAAAACCACTTAGCGACAGTAAAATTGCCCTGCTTATAGGAGAGCAAGGGATCCGGGTCGCACGACGTACTGTTGCAAAATACAGGGAAGCGATGGGTATCGCCCCCTCAAACGAACGTAAAACAATTGGTAGTTAG
- a CDS encoding PTS sugar transporter subunit IIA, with amino-acid sequence MHLRDYLSRNCVRIDRTSHSKTGVLLKISQMLAEDNDGLNVDELFEAYWRRETLGSTSIGCGVILPHVRCSKTKTAKTCVIRLIHPVDFGAEDKQPADLVVGLLIPETAPEQHLKILSAILKQVSCPVFRNACRQATSHDELYRILTEDITEPSAA; translated from the coding sequence ATGCATCTTCGAGATTATCTTTCCAGAAATTGTGTGCGTATTGATCGTACCTCTCACAGCAAAACAGGTGTACTCCTTAAAATCAGCCAGATGCTGGCTGAAGATAACGACGGTTTAAATGTTGATGAATTGTTTGAGGCTTACTGGCGGCGTGAAACGCTTGGAAGCACATCTATCGGTTGTGGCGTGATCCTTCCCCATGTGCGTTGTAGTAAAACAAAAACTGCCAAAACCTGTGTCATTCGTCTCATACATCCTGTTGATTTTGGCGCCGAGGATAAACAACCCGCCGATCTGGTTGTAGGCTTGCTCATTCCAGAAACTGCGCCGGAACAACACTTAAAAATTCTCTCGGCTATTCTCAAGCAGGTCAGTTGCCCTGTTTTCCGAAACGCCTGTCGTCAAGCCACCAGCCATGACGAGCTATACAGAATTCTGACCGAAGATATTACAGAACCTTCCGCGGCATGA
- a CDS encoding HPr family phosphocarrier protein — MIKTTLTIINKLGLHARASAKFVSTASKFQSHIDVTRDGQTVNGKSIMGVMMLAASKGSELTLQIDGPDEEPMEKALVELINNRFGEPE, encoded by the coding sequence ATGATAAAAACTACATTAACAATTATTAACAAACTCGGTTTACATGCCAGAGCGTCTGCAAAGTTTGTGTCCACCGCCTCTAAATTTCAAAGCCATATTGATGTTACCAGGGACGGACAGACAGTAAACGGCAAGAGTATTATGGGAGTCATGATGCTTGCGGCCAGCAAGGGAAGCGAACTAACCTTGCAAATTGACGGACCCGACGAAGAGCCCATGGAAAAAGCCCTGGTTGAACTCATCAATAACCGCTTTGGAGAGCCGGAATAA
- the rpmB gene encoding 50S ribosomal protein L28: MSRVCQVTGKRPTTGNNVSHANNKTRRRFLPNIKQHRFWVEEENRFVSLKVSTKGMRIIDKLGIKTVLDKLRAQGEKI, from the coding sequence ATGTCAAGAGTATGTCAGGTCACTGGCAAGCGGCCTACAACAGGTAATAACGTGTCGCACGCCAATAACAAAACCCGAAGACGCTTTCTGCCTAACATCAAACAACATCGCTTCTGGGTTGAAGAGGAAAATCGTTTCGTCAGTCTGAAAGTCAGCACCAAGGGTATGCGTATTATCGATAAACTGGGCATTAAAACCGTTCTCGACAAACTTCGCGCCCAAGGCGAAAAAATTTAA
- the trmB gene encoding tRNA (guanosine(46)-N7)-methyltransferase TrmB encodes MKRTIRSFVLRGGRISTRQQQGLLQWLKDYEMPMAETVWDFDSVFGRNADTVVEIGFGMGASLLAMASEHPQCNFIGIEVHRAGIGSLAADLHDHAIQNVRIAAHDAVEVFNHHLTDNSLAGIQIFFPDPWPKKKHHKRRLIQPGLVRLLVQKLKVGGFLHCATDWEDYAEHMMAVLSDETGLVNKAGEGCFVPRPETRPLTKFEQRGTRLGHGVRDLIFLKR; translated from the coding sequence ATGAAGCGAACGATCAGAAGTTTTGTGCTGCGCGGTGGGCGTATCAGCACTCGCCAACAGCAAGGCCTATTGCAGTGGCTTAAGGATTACGAGATGCCCATGGCCGAGACGGTCTGGGATTTCGACAGCGTGTTTGGCCGCAACGCGGACACGGTGGTCGAAATCGGTTTTGGCATGGGCGCCTCCCTGCTGGCTATGGCCAGTGAGCATCCGCAATGCAATTTTATCGGGATTGAAGTGCATCGTGCGGGAATAGGAAGTCTGGCGGCCGATTTGCATGATCATGCTATTCAGAATGTGCGTATCGCCGCGCATGATGCGGTGGAGGTGTTTAACCATCATTTGACAGACAACAGCCTTGCCGGCATCCAGATTTTTTTCCCCGATCCCTGGCCCAAGAAAAAACATCATAAACGTCGTCTGATTCAGCCCGGGTTAGTCCGCTTGCTGGTGCAAAAACTTAAAGTCGGCGGTTTTTTACATTGTGCCACGGACTGGGAGGATTATGCGGAGCATATGATGGCTGTGCTTTCCGATGAGACAGGTCTGGTGAACAAGGCCGGAGAAGGCTGTTTTGTACCGCGGCCTGAAACCAGGCCTCTTACCAAATTTGAGCAACGGGGTACTCGTCTCGGCCATGGTGTGCGGGATTTGATTTTTTTAAAACGTTAG
- the hflC gene encoding protease modulator HflC, translating into MNAVKMALGAVFFFVLIVVLSSVFTVTQGEHALLLRLGKLVENSKNGEARILGPGLHVKTPFIESVRIFDTRLQTLDIKSSPIVTKEKKDVIVDYFVKWRIVNIPRYFQATGGNELTAETLLEQQLNTSIRAEFGKRQIVDLVSDERDEVMDIMINKAQQQAGKLGVTVVDVRIKGIELPPSTSNSVYQLMRAEMQKIANRHRADGHAIAEAIKAGADAEVTVLLATARSKGQEIRAGGEAEAAGIYAKAFDKNKVFFDFYRSLKAYEASFNKKSDLLVLDQSSSFFDYFKHPLLKGNGAVKKN; encoded by the coding sequence ATGAACGCAGTGAAAATGGCCCTTGGCGCCGTATTTTTTTTCGTATTAATAGTTGTTCTGTCCAGTGTGTTTACCGTGACCCAGGGTGAGCATGCGCTCTTGTTGCGACTGGGAAAACTGGTGGAAAACAGCAAGAACGGTGAGGCGAGGATACTCGGTCCGGGGCTGCATGTTAAAACGCCGTTTATTGAGAGTGTCCGCATTTTCGATACTCGTTTGCAGACTCTGGATATCAAATCGTCCCCTATCGTCACCAAGGAAAAGAAAGACGTGATCGTCGACTACTTTGTTAAATGGCGGATTGTCAATATCCCTCGCTATTTTCAGGCGACCGGCGGCAACGAGCTAACGGCTGAAACCTTGCTGGAACAGCAATTAAACACGTCCATCCGTGCCGAATTCGGTAAACGGCAAATTGTCGATCTGGTTTCAGATGAACGAGACGAAGTCATGGACATCATGATAAACAAAGCGCAGCAGCAAGCCGGTAAACTGGGTGTCACAGTGGTGGATGTGCGCATCAAAGGGATTGAATTGCCGCCCAGTACCAGTAACTCCGTGTATCAGTTGATGCGGGCTGAAATGCAGAAAATTGCCAACCGTCATCGCGCGGATGGGCATGCGATCGCAGAAGCTATCAAGGCCGGCGCCGACGCGGAGGTGACGGTTCTTCTGGCCACAGCGCGAAGCAAGGGTCAGGAAATTCGGGCCGGCGGTGAAGCCGAAGCAGCGGGTATATATGCCAAAGCCTTTGACAAGAACAAGGTGTTTTTTGATTTTTATCGCAGCTTAAAGGCTTATGAAGCCAGTTTTAACAAGAAAAGTGATCTGCTGGTACTTGATCAGAGCAGCAGTTTTTTTGATTATTTTAAACATCCATTGTTAAAAGGTAATGGTGCAGTTAAGAAAAACTGA
- the hflK gene encoding FtsH protease activity modulator HflK — translation MGWNEPDKGKDPWGGKDQPPDLDEALKRFQARLKKTLLGGSGRDDGSSSNNNGGGMVLGIVILLIIFILWALSGIFIVNQGEQAAILRFGKYTETVGPGPHWIPRIISSKIVQNVERISHYSYSAQMLTKDENLVYVSVVVQYRIGNLEDYLFNVADPTESLQQTTSSALRQIIGTTTLNQIITEGRETWGRNVYDTLEKTLSRYKTGIYIVNVSPQPARAPEVVQAAFDDAIKAREDEKRFQEQALAYKAKVVPTAEGNAKRIIEEAQAYAKQVVLRAKGDISEFLALLPFYTQSPEVTVQRMYLETMQRVLSASTKIIVDSKAGNLLYLPLDKMGVSRPTPLPQQDDSGDNEDIGSGNNSAVNKLLRDRALTRPTYRQERNG, via the coding sequence ATGGGATGGAATGAGCCGGACAAGGGTAAGGACCCGTGGGGCGGTAAAGATCAGCCGCCGGATTTGGACGAAGCCCTGAAGCGTTTTCAGGCACGATTGAAAAAAACCTTGCTGGGCGGCTCAGGCCGGGACGACGGTTCTTCATCGAACAATAACGGCGGCGGTATGGTTCTGGGTATCGTCATTCTACTCATTATTTTTATTCTGTGGGCGCTGTCGGGAATTTTTATCGTCAACCAGGGCGAACAGGCGGCTATCCTCAGGTTTGGTAAATACACGGAAACCGTAGGTCCCGGGCCTCACTGGATACCGCGGATCATTTCCAGCAAGATTGTTCAGAATGTGGAACGAATCTCTCACTATTCCTATTCCGCCCAGATGTTAACCAAGGATGAAAATCTGGTATACGTATCGGTGGTGGTACAGTATCGAATCGGCAATTTGGAAGATTATTTGTTTAATGTGGCGGATCCTACGGAATCGCTGCAGCAGACCACTTCCAGTGCGCTGCGCCAGATTATAGGTACAACAACCTTGAACCAGATTATCACCGAAGGACGGGAAACCTGGGGCAGAAATGTGTACGATACCCTGGAAAAAACGCTCAGCCGTTATAAAACGGGAATATATATTGTTAACGTATCTCCCCAGCCTGCCCGAGCGCCGGAAGTGGTACAGGCGGCCTTTGACGACGCTATAAAGGCTCGCGAGGACGAGAAGCGTTTTCAGGAGCAGGCCCTGGCTTATAAAGCCAAGGTTGTACCTACGGCGGAAGGTAACGCCAAACGTATTATCGAGGAAGCGCAGGCGTATGCCAAACAGGTTGTTTTACGTGCGAAAGGTGATATTTCCGAGTTTCTGGCCTTGTTACCCTTTTATACTCAATCGCCGGAAGTGACGGTGCAACGCATGTATCTCGAAACCATGCAGCGGGTCTTGAGTGCAAGCACTAAAATCATTGTCGATAGCAAGGCTGGTAATCTTCTTTATCTGCCGCTTGATAAAATGGGTGTTTCCAGGCCGACTCCCTTGCCACAACAAGACGACTCCGGGGACAATGAAGATATCGGTTCGGGGAATAACTCGGCGGTCAATAAATTGTTGAGGGACAGAGCACTTACCCGCCCAACTTACCGACAAGAGAGGAATGGCTAA
- a CDS encoding DUF3579 domain-containing protein has translation MSNSKDKKIVIEGITSQGKRFRPSDWAERMSGAMASFKNSRIQYSPLLQPSVNVDGYKCVVLDPKLKESSPQIYQSILDFAKTNNLRICNEDNEDTA, from the coding sequence ATGTCTAACTCCAAAGACAAAAAAATAGTTATCGAGGGCATTACCTCCCAGGGAAAACGGTTTCGGCCAAGCGACTGGGCCGAACGAATGAGCGGCGCCATGGCCAGCTTTAAAAACAGTCGAATACAATATTCCCCTCTTTTACAGCCCAGCGTAAACGTCGATGGCTACAAATGCGTGGTTCTTGACCCCAAATTGAAAGAATCCAGCCCCCAGATTTATCAGTCCATATTAGATTTTGCCAAAACCAATAATCTCAGAATTTGTAACGAAGACAATGAAGACACGGCCTAG
- the hpf gene encoding ribosome hibernation-promoting factor, HPF/YfiA family, with amino-acid sequence MEINFTGRNVEVTPALKALTQDKFDKLERHYDQITAIKVIFDIEKLQQIAEASILVAKGELYARAESQDMYAAIDDLVDKLDRQLIKHKEKTRGHRD; translated from the coding sequence ATGGAAATTAACTTCACCGGCCGCAATGTCGAAGTCACACCCGCACTCAAAGCCCTGACACAGGATAAATTTGATAAGCTCGAACGCCACTATGATCAAATCACCGCAATCAAGGTCATTTTTGATATAGAAAAACTGCAGCAAATTGCAGAAGCCTCCATTCTGGTAGCCAAAGGTGAATTGTATGCCCGAGCCGAATCACAGGATATGTACGCTGCGATTGATGATTTGGTGGATAAGCTTGACAGGCAACTGATTAAGCACAAAGAGAAAACACGCGGCCATAGAGATTAG